In Pseudodesulfovibrio hydrargyri, a single window of DNA contains:
- a CDS encoding FAD-binding and (Fe-S)-binding domain-containing protein produces the protein MAQLGPHISISDEQLITRAFGVVDMEQFQHWPEKVKKLASNLAAELFLVRYNPFIDPELVKTAVERRLNMSRPMLDREFATILTKGVELFWERHENELAFRDNVVSRLKRFMPEDAIGNEPHSRIESATDATDLRMELPMLVLFPEDEAQIQSIVRLANEMRFGVIPRGGGTGATGGAIPAEARCVILSLSRFKKILDIDPAERTMTAQSGVITLNAIQAAAKEGLLFTVDPASKAGSSLGGNISENAGGPFAFEYGTTIDNILSYRMVRPDGSLIEVRRKDHPRHKIYPFDTAVFEILDQSGKLLDTVTLNGDEIRGPGLGKDVSNKYLGGLPGVQKEGTDGIITTATFVCYPTLAHSQVLCLEFFGRSMGNAMLVIKDVVRMRDTIREEGDLVKISALEEFGPKYVQAIEYQTKSTQYEGDPISVIIMQLDSDDKDALDAARQTVLALAQPYDGVDIFAARDEREAELFWEDRHKLSAIARRTSGFKINEDVVIPMEVIPQFSEFLEDLNLIYLANIYAATLNKVEALEGVNPGDKDIKEARERIRAILSHEITSKDFSDVEQEAQCRFLFLKLRDTYPKLDREIKALWQELQLKRIVIANHMHAGDGNCHVNLPVNSNDAEMLAAAHEAADTVMSKVLDMGGQVSGEHGIGITKIGFLSDEKIRALGEYRKQVDPGGVFNPGKLTSKTLPSTPFTFSFNRLIHDLDGTALKDKEALMGLLRNIQTCTRCGKCKQVCPMYQPARGLMYHPRNKNIALGALIEGIYYSQIQTGEPAHRLMKELRDLMDHCTACGKCQAACPVKIDSAGAALSMRSFLDSKGKSGHPLKQIVLRNLAKNPAQTLPMAAKVLSVGQSIQDKTLGMIPARWLSRIQSPVIKHHTPDMDYRNLSEKLHLEEGSVFRNPGADRDRTVLYFPGCGGSLFSRSIGMASVYLLLKSGVNVVLPDHHMCCGYPLLASGCEEAYKTNRHRNGQEFLDLLVKTGKAGLKATTLLTACGTCRESLETYDFSSELADPLEHLDVVQYLMERLPAVRQAESVLYHSACHMEWTGVPKLKAPEMYRAALSKLTGTDVDLSPGCCGESGMGAMTSPAIYNRLRDRKQEQLREDLGMDRQRPIVVGCPSCKIGIKRSMLQMKRPNRVLHAVEYLAECVGGPRWEKDLMKLLETVERKGA, from the coding sequence ATGGCCCAGCTTGGACCCCATATATCGATTTCCGACGAACAGCTCATCACCCGCGCCTTCGGGGTGGTGGACATGGAGCAGTTTCAGCACTGGCCCGAGAAGGTCAAGAAACTCGCCTCGAACCTGGCCGCCGAACTGTTCCTGGTGCGCTACAACCCGTTCATCGACCCCGAACTGGTCAAGACCGCGGTGGAGCGGCGGCTGAACATGTCCCGGCCCATGCTGGACCGGGAGTTCGCCACCATCCTGACCAAAGGCGTGGAACTGTTCTGGGAGCGCCACGAAAACGAGCTGGCCTTCCGCGACAACGTGGTCTCCCGGCTGAAGCGGTTCATGCCCGAGGACGCCATCGGCAACGAGCCGCACTCGCGCATCGAGTCGGCCACGGACGCCACGGACCTGCGCATGGAACTGCCCATGCTCGTGCTCTTCCCCGAGGACGAGGCCCAGATCCAGTCCATCGTCCGGCTGGCCAACGAGATGCGTTTCGGGGTCATCCCGCGCGGCGGCGGCACGGGCGCGACCGGCGGAGCCATCCCGGCCGAGGCGCGCTGCGTGATCCTGTCGCTTTCCCGGTTCAAGAAGATTCTCGACATCGACCCGGCCGAGCGGACCATGACCGCCCAGTCCGGCGTGATCACCCTGAACGCCATCCAGGCCGCGGCCAAAGAGGGCCTGCTCTTCACCGTGGACCCGGCCTCCAAGGCGGGCTCCTCGCTGGGCGGCAATATTTCGGAAAACGCGGGCGGGCCGTTCGCCTTCGAATACGGCACGACCATCGACAACATCCTGAGCTACCGCATGGTCCGGCCCGACGGCTCGCTCATCGAGGTCCGGCGCAAGGACCACCCGCGCCACAAGATCTACCCGTTCGACACCGCCGTGTTCGAGATCCTCGACCAGAGCGGCAAACTCCTGGACACCGTGACCCTGAACGGCGACGAAATCCGGGGCCCGGGCCTGGGCAAGGACGTGTCCAACAAATATCTGGGCGGCCTGCCCGGCGTGCAGAAGGAAGGCACGGACGGGATCATCACCACGGCCACCTTCGTCTGCTACCCCACCCTGGCCCACTCCCAGGTGCTCTGTCTGGAGTTCTTCGGCCGGTCCATGGGCAACGCCATGCTGGTCATCAAGGACGTGGTCAGAATGCGCGACACCATCCGCGAGGAGGGGGACCTGGTCAAGATTTCGGCCCTGGAGGAGTTCGGGCCCAAGTACGTCCAGGCCATCGAGTACCAGACCAAGTCCACCCAGTACGAGGGCGACCCCATCTCGGTCATCATCATGCAACTGGACTCGGACGACAAGGACGCCCTGGACGCCGCCCGCCAGACCGTGCTCGCCCTGGCCCAGCCCTACGACGGCGTGGACATCTTCGCCGCCCGCGACGAGCGCGAGGCCGAGCTCTTCTGGGAGGACCGCCACAAGCTGTCCGCCATCGCCCGACGCACCTCGGGGTTCAAGATCAACGAGGACGTGGTCATCCCCATGGAGGTCATCCCGCAATTCTCGGAGTTCCTCGAGGACCTGAACCTCATCTACCTGGCGAACATCTACGCGGCCACCCTGAACAAGGTCGAGGCCCTGGAAGGGGTCAACCCGGGCGACAAGGACATCAAGGAGGCCCGCGAACGCATCCGGGCCATCCTGAGCCACGAGATCACCTCCAAGGACTTCTCGGACGTGGAGCAGGAGGCCCAGTGCCGGTTCCTGTTCCTCAAGCTGCGCGACACCTACCCCAAGCTGGACCGCGAGATAAAGGCGCTGTGGCAGGAGTTGCAGCTCAAACGCATCGTCATCGCCAACCACATGCACGCGGGCGACGGCAACTGCCACGTCAACCTGCCGGTCAACTCCAACGACGCCGAGATGCTGGCCGCCGCCCATGAAGCCGCGGACACGGTCATGAGCAAGGTCCTGGACATGGGCGGCCAGGTGTCCGGCGAGCACGGCATCGGCATCACCAAGATCGGCTTTCTGAGCGACGAGAAGATCAGGGCGCTCGGCGAATACCGCAAACAGGTGGACCCGGGCGGGGTCTTCAACCCCGGCAAGCTGACGTCCAAGACCCTGCCGAGCACGCCGTTCACCTTCTCCTTCAACCGGCTGATCCACGACCTGGACGGCACGGCCCTCAAGGACAAGGAAGCGCTCATGGGGCTGCTGAGGAACATCCAGACCTGCACCCGCTGCGGCAAGTGCAAGCAGGTCTGCCCCATGTACCAGCCCGCGCGCGGCCTGATGTACCACCCGCGCAACAAGAACATCGCGCTCGGCGCGCTCATCGAGGGCATCTATTATTCGCAGATCCAGACCGGCGAGCCCGCCCACCGGCTGATGAAGGAGCTGCGCGACCTCATGGACCACTGCACGGCCTGCGGCAAATGCCAGGCCGCCTGCCCGGTCAAGATCGATTCGGCAGGGGCCGCCCTGTCCATGCGCTCGTTCCTCGACTCCAAGGGCAAGTCCGGCCATCCGCTCAAGCAGATCGTGCTGCGCAACCTGGCCAAGAACCCGGCCCAGACCCTGCCCATGGCGGCCAAGGTCCTGTCCGTTGGCCAGTCCATCCAGGACAAGACCCTGGGCATGATCCCGGCCCGCTGGCTGTCGCGCATCCAGTCGCCCGTGATCAAGCACCACACCCCGGACATGGACTACCGCAACCTGTCGGAAAAGCTCCATCTCGAAGAGGGCTCGGTGTTCAGGAACCCGGGCGCGGACCGCGACCGGACCGTGCTCTATTTCCCGGGCTGCGGGGGTTCGCTCTTCTCCCGGTCCATCGGCATGGCCTCGGTCTACCTGCTGCTCAAGAGCGGGGTGAACGTGGTCCTGCCCGACCACCACATGTGCTGCGGCTATCCCCTGCTCGCCTCGGGCTGCGAGGAGGCCTACAAGACCAACCGCCACCGCAACGGGCAGGAGTTCCTGGACCTCCTGGTCAAGACCGGCAAGGCGGGCCTGAAGGCCACCACCCTGCTCACGGCCTGCGGCACCTGCCGCGAGTCGCTGGAGACCTACGACTTCTCCTCGGAACTGGCCGACCCGCTCGAGCACCTGGACGTGGTCCAGTACCTCATGGAACGGCTGCCCGCCGTGCGCCAGGCCGAATCGGTCCTGTACCACTCGGCCTGCCACATGGAGTGGACCGGCGTGCCCAAGCTCAAGGCCCCGGAGATGTACCGCGCGGCCCTGTCCAAGCTGACCGGCACGGACGTGGACCTCTCCCCGGGCTGCTGCGGCGAGTCCGGCATGGGGGCCATGACCAGCCCGGCCATCTACAACCGGCTTCGCGACCGCAAGCAGGAGCAGCTGCGCGAGGACCTGGGCATGGACCGCCAGCGGCCCATCGTGGTAGGCTGCCCGTCGTGCAAGATCGGCATAAAGAGGTCCATGCTCCAGATGAAGCGCCCCAACCGGGTCCTGCACGCCGTGGAGTACCTGGCCGAGTGCGTGGGCGGCCCCAGGTGGGAGAAGGATCTCATGAAGCTGCTCGAAACCGTGGAGCGCAAGGGCGCGTAG
- a CDS encoding DUF2235 domain-containing protein, producing MADGKRIAIFCDGTWNSPDTTSEGVSCATNVVRMAEAVRREGKDGVEQKMFYDPGVGASGSRLRRVFEGATGTGLSKNVREAYRYLSSVYAKGDDLYLFGFSRGAFTARSLAGLIRNSGLLCPEHLDRVGMAYKLYRSRARESHPRAREAVLFRKTYAFEDVTPIKFVGVWDTVGALGNPAWLQSPLSRRNSFHDVALSSKIENAFQALAVDEKRRHFKDSLWVQDDPAPKGQTLEQVWFAGVHSDVGGGYPQTGLSDIPLKWMIDKAKSCGLEFSPFRPGPKPDPMAERHESWKGFYRIIAPHHRKVMQTDHSGESLHPSLERKYREDPSYKPENLRHILGPKP from the coding sequence ATGGCTGACGGGAAGCGGATAGCGATTTTTTGCGACGGCACCTGGAATTCGCCCGACACGACCAGCGAGGGCGTCTCCTGCGCCACCAACGTGGTGCGTATGGCCGAGGCGGTCAGGCGGGAGGGCAAGGACGGCGTGGAGCAGAAGATGTTCTACGATCCCGGCGTGGGGGCCAGCGGCAGCAGGCTCAGGCGGGTCTTCGAAGGGGCCACGGGCACCGGACTGTCGAAAAACGTCCGCGAGGCCTACCGGTATCTTTCCTCGGTCTACGCCAAGGGCGACGACCTGTACCTCTTCGGGTTCAGCCGGGGCGCGTTCACGGCGCGCAGCCTGGCCGGGCTGATCCGCAACTCCGGGCTGCTTTGTCCCGAGCATCTGGACAGGGTCGGCATGGCCTACAAGCTGTACCGGTCCCGCGCCAGGGAGTCGCACCCCCGGGCGCGGGAGGCCGTTCTGTTCCGCAAGACCTACGCCTTTGAGGACGTCACCCCGATCAAGTTCGTCGGGGTCTGGGACACGGTCGGCGCACTGGGCAACCCGGCCTGGCTGCAGAGCCCCCTGAGCCGCCGCAATTCCTTCCACGACGTGGCTCTGAGCTCCAAGATCGAGAACGCTTTCCAGGCCCTGGCCGTGGACGAGAAGCGCCGCCACTTCAAGGACAGCCTGTGGGTTCAGGACGATCCCGCGCCCAAGGGGCAGACCCTGGAGCAGGTCTGGTTCGCCGGGGTGCATTCGGACGTGGGAGGAGGCTATCCGCAGACCGGGCTGTCGGACATTCCGCTGAAGTGGATGATCGACAAGGCCAAGTCCTGCGGACTGGAGTTCTCGCCGTTCAGGCCGGGGCCCAAGCCGGACCCCATGGCCGAACGCCACGAGTCGTGGAAGGGGTTCTACCGGATCATCGCGCCCCACCACCGCAAGGTGATGCAGACGGACCATTCGGGCGAGTCCCTGCATCCGTCGCTGGAACGGAAATACCGGGAGGACCCGTCCTACAAGCCGGAAAACCTGCGCCACATCCTGGGGCCGAAACCCTAG
- the ruvX gene encoding Holliday junction resolvase RuvX, translated as MRALGIDFGLKRVGLSVSDRTGTLVSPLKTIERTTRQALFDELTEIIHDEAIEAVVVGLPLALNGEDTLTTRQARNFAQSLERRIDAPVHLMDERLTSAQAKEELNAAGLHGAKRKAALDSQAAVVILRSWLDSVTS; from the coding sequence GTGCGCGCGCTCGGCATCGACTTCGGGCTCAAGCGCGTGGGGCTGTCGGTCAGCGACCGGACCGGCACCCTGGTCTCGCCGCTGAAGACCATCGAGCGGACCACGCGCCAGGCGCTCTTTGACGAACTGACCGAAATCATTCATGATGAGGCCATCGAGGCCGTGGTGGTCGGCCTGCCGCTCGCTCTCAACGGCGAGGACACCCTGACCACCCGGCAGGCCCGCAATTTCGCGCAGAGCCTGGAGCGGAGGATCGATGCGCCCGTCCACCTCATGGACGAGCGGCTGACCTCGGCCCAGGCCAAAGAGGAACTCAACGCCGCCGGACTGCACGGCGCCAAACGCAAGGCCGCCCTGGACAGCCAGGCCGCCGTGGTCATCCTTCGCTCATGGCTCGATTCCGTTACTTCCTGA